Genomic segment of Rhodocaloribacter litoris:
GGAAGTGCTCGCCATCACCCGGGAAGTCTGGGCCCTGGACGCACCGGCACCGGAACGGTTCGCCCGGCTCCGGGAACGCGCCTCGGCCGTCGGCGCCACTCCCCAGCAGTTGGGTCGCCTCAACATGGCGCTGAGCATGTGCGGGCGACAGCCCCCCGAGCAGTGGGCCGAGATCGTGCCCCGGACGGTGCACCTTCACGGCAAGTTTTACGGCTTCGATGCGGACGGGCGTGAACCTTCGTTCGACCACGAAACCATCCTCCGGGTGTTCCTGGACGGAGGCTACCGGGGCTACATCTCTAGTGAATACGAGGGAACGGCCTTCACCGATGCCTACTCCGGCTTCGAAATGGTGCGCCGTCATCATGAACTCCTTCATTCCATTTTACAGACCCTAGAGCAGCGATGAAGGTCGATGTTCTGATCGTGGGCACCGGGCCGGTAGGGGCCACGTTTGCCCGGTTGCTCTCCGAGCGCCGGCCCCGGGCCCGCATCCTCCTGCTCGATCTCGGCCCGCGCCTGACGGCGACGGCCGGGCTGCATGTCAAAAACATCGCGGATGCGACGGCGCGTGAACAGGCCCAGGTTCGCTCCCAGGGTCCCTACCGGCATCCCTACCCCGCCGTGAGTGTCCCCGAACGGGCGGAGGCCGTCCGGGCCGGTCTCCGCCATCCCGACTTTCTGGCGCGTCCGGGCACGCACCTCGTGGCGGAGACGGAAGAGGACCTCGCCGCGACCGAGATGCCGGCGGCGGCGCTCTCGAGCAACGTAGGCGGCATGGCGGCCCACTGGACCTGTGCCTGCCCCCGACCCGGCAACGGCGAACGCATCCCGTTCCTGGCACCGGAAGACTACGAGCGCACCCTCACCATGGCCGAGCGCCTTCTCCACGTGCGGCAGGATGCTTTCCCCGAAACGCCGGAAGGCGCCGCCATCCTGCGCGTGCTGGGCCAGGCCCTCAATGACCTCCTTCCCCCGCACCGCAGGGTGCAGCGGATGCCCCTGGCCTGCCGTCTCGATGCACAGGGACGTCGCCACTGGACCGGCGTCGATACGATCCTGGGCGAGGCGGCCCGGCCCGGCTATGAGGGTCCCATCACGATCCGGTCCGAAACACTCTGCCGCATGCTGCTGGTAGACCGGGACCGCGTGCGGGGAGCCGTCGTGGAGGATCTCCGAACCGGAGTGCAAGAAACCATCGAAGCCCGCGTCGTCTTCGTGGCCGCCGACTCGTTCCGAACGCCGCAACTCCTGTGGGCTTCTGGCATCCGCCCGCCCGCTCTCGGGCGCTATCTCAATGAACACCCGTTCATCTTTACGTTCGTAGAACTGCGGCCCGATCTGGTCAACCCCGAGGATGCTCCGGCCTATGACCCGGCGGCCCGTGATGATCCCACGATCGGCGTCTTCTGGGTTCCCTTCGAGGCCCCTTCCCATCCGTTCCACGGCCAGATCATGCACATGGACGTCTCCCCGCTCCAGACCCGCTCCGAGCGCGATCCCCGGCACATCGTCGGGCTCGGATGGGGACCGCTCAAGGAGATGCGGGCCGAAGACCGGATCGTGTTCTCCGACGAACGCACCGATCACCTGGGCATGCCCGCCATGACGGTTTCCTACAGCCTTACCGAGTACGACCTCGAAGCCATCGAGGCGGCCCGTGAAGAGCAGGCCCGCGTGGTGGCGGCTTTCGGGCGTATTCTCGAGGAGGGACGGCAGACGCTGATGCCGCCGGGCAGCTCGCTGCACTATTGCGGCACGGTCCGGATGGGCGAAGTCGATGACGGTACGTCCGTCTGCGATCCGTCCTCCCGGGTGTGGGGACTCCAGAACCTGTTCGTGGGCGGCAACGGGGTGATCCCGCTGCCCACAGCCTCCAACCCCACCCTCCACAGCGTAGCGCTGGCCGTGCTGGCCTGCGACCATGCCGCCGAACTTCTTTGAACGAGCGAGCCCCATGCCATCGACCCGTCCCCCCACCGGCCCCGACGTGCCCACCCTGACGATGCAGACCCTCGACCGCTTCCACCACCTCCCGGAAGGCGGTCCCCTGGGCGCTTCCAGGGTATGGGGCGGTTTCCACATCAACCGGATCGAAGACTATCTCGCCCACCTGCCGTTTCCGCTGCCGCCGCACCGCAAGGCCTTCACCGACATGATCTTCCTCACCGGAGGCACTTCGGTCCGCTTCAAAGGGCTGACGAAATACACGTTCGGACCCGGCCAGCTCTTCGTACTTCCCGCCTACCAGATCACCGCCCACGAACATATGAGCCCGGACGCGCGGGGCTTCTATCTGCACTTCAACCCGGAGATGCTACGCGAGCGGGGCGTGGACGACCAGCGCTTTGCTATTCTAAACTTCACCATTCATCCGGTCGTGACGTTCCCCCCTGCCACCCGTCAGGCCGTGCTGCACCTCTTCGAGCGACTCGAAACGATCTACCAGACCCTCGATCCTCCCGACCTCGACCTGGTGACGGCCTACCTCGTCGCCCTCCTCTTCGAGGCCGATCGCTGCATGGATACGTGCACGACCCGGTACCGGAACGCCGCAGCCTACCTCACCCAGCGTTTCAAAGATGCGCTCTCCCGCCACATCTACGAACTCCATACGGTACAGGCCTATGCCGACCTGCTGGGCGTAACCCCGAACCACCTCAACAAATGCGTCCGCGCCACGCTAGGCCGCCCGGCCAAGAGCCTGATCCGGGAAATGATGGTGATGGAGGCCAAACACTTCCTCCGCCATTCGTCACTCCAGATCGCCGAGATCGCCTTCCGGCTCGGCGAACAATCGCCGAGCAATTTCGCCCGCTTCTTCAAGTCGGAGACCGGGCTGACCCCGCGCGAATACCGAGAATCGCTCACGTGAGTCCCATGTCCACCCTGCTTCGCTGCCCGATCCGGCTGGTTGATCTGTCGCTCCCCATCTCCGAGCGCATCCGGGAGCCGCTCCCTACCCGGATCGAGCGGGAGGATCATCGCACGGGCGCCCTCAACATGGCTCGGACCCTGCTGGGCGATGTCACGCCCGAAGCCTTCCCGGACGGCCTGGCCCTGGCCGGCGAGGTCCTGATGCTGACAGCCCATGCCGGCACCCACGTCGACGCGCCCTGGCACTACCATCCAACGGCCGGCGGCCGCCCCGCCCGCACCATCGACCAGCTTCCCCTTGACTGGTTCTTCCACGATGGGGTCGTGCTCGATTTCTCCGACCGGCCCGAGGGAACCTGTCTGGAACCAGAAGACCTCGAACACAAGCTGGATGCGATCGGCTATACGCTCAAACCCTTCGACATCGTGCTGCTCCGCTGCGATGCCGACAAACGGGCCTATGACCCCGACTACGTCCGCATTCACGTCGGCGTCTCCGCGGAGGCTACGCGCTGGCTCATCGACCGGGGCATCCGTGTGATGGGGACGGACGGCTGGGGATGGGACGTCCCGCTGCACCTGCAGGTCGAAGCCTACCGGCGTCGGCCGCGCCCGGGCGTGATCTGGGCCGCCCACTTCGTCGGGATCGAGGCCGAGTATTGCCAGATCGAGAAGCTGGCCAACCTCGACCATCTCCCTCCCTACGGGTTCATGGTGGCCTGCTTTCCGGTCAAGATCGAACGGGGAAGTGCCGGGTGGGCCCGGGTCGTCGCCCTCGTGCCCGAACAAGCAACGGATCTCCCTGCAACCCTATCGCCGCCCCCGGCGGGCTGATTATCGACCTTTCCACAACCCAACTACGTTCCGATCATGGCTCGCAACCCGCATTTTTTCTCCCAGCTGGCCCACGTCGAGGTACTGACCACCGACCTGAAAGCCTCCGTCGCGTTCTTCGAGGAGATCGTCGGCCTGGACGTCACCGGACATGGAGACGGTTCAGTCTACCTCCGTGCATGGGGCGACTATTTCCATCATTCTCTCAAACTGACCCAGGCTGACGCCCCCGGCCTGGGCCATCTCGGCTGGCGTGCCGACAGCCCGGAGGCCCTCGACGAGGTGGTAGCCCATATCGAAGCCCTGGGCCTGGGCGAGGGCTGGCATGAAGGAGAGCAGGGCCATGGACGAGCCTATCGGTTTCGCACGCCCAACGGACACGCCTGCGAGGTGTTCTGGGAGGTCACCTGGTTGCGTGAAACCGGTACGCGCGGGAGCGTCTTTGCCGACCGCTATGCGAGCAACCGGCGTCGTGGCGTGTGCCCCCGGCGCTTCGATCATGTAACGCTCAACACGGGCAACTATCCCGCCGACAAGACCTTCTGGAAAGGACTCGGCCTCAAAAACCCCGACGAGATCCGCATCAACGACGACCTGCCGCCGGTGGGAGGGCTCTTTACCGTGGGCAACCTTTCACACGATATCGCCATCTTCACGGATCCGGCCCTGCAACCTGGCGAGGGCGCTCTCAACCACGTCTGCTTCAACCTGGACAGCCGGGAGGAAGTGCTCCTGGCCTGCGACTGGTTCATCGAATGCGGCTACCGCCTCGCCATGGGCCCCGGGCGCCATCAGGCCGACGAGGGATTCTTCATCTACGTCGACGAGCCGGGCGGCAACCGGTTCGAGTTCTATGCCGGCGCACGGCTGGTTTTTGCACCCGACCACGGCCCCGACATCCACTACCTCAAGGACAACCCGAACGATGCCTGGGGCAACTACAACCCCTGGTCCGGCGATGGAACCTTCAAACCTGAGCACGGTAGCTTCCGGCGCCAGGAGTGAAACGTCATGCCCGCTCCCCTCTCGCCCCAGGACCGTGCCCTGACCCTGCTTGCGGTGTTGCTCGCCCTGTTCCTCGGGGCGCTCGACCAGACCATCGTGGCGACGGCCCTGCCGCGCATCGTCGAGGACCTCCAGGGCATGACGCGCTATGCCTGGGTGGCCACCACCTACCTGCTCGCCTCGACGGCCATGGTCCCGGTCTACGGCAAGCTGGCCGACATCATGAGCCGGCGGACGATCGAGCTCTGGACGATCGGCCTGTTCCTCGCCGGGTCGGCCCTGTGCGGCCTCGCCGGGGAGTTCGGAACACTCCCGGTGCTGGGCGACGGAATGAACCAGCTCATCGTCTTCCGGGCGGTGCAGGGCCTCGGAGCGGCCGGCCTCTTCGCCATGGCGTTCATCGTCATCGCCGACCTGTTCCCACCGGCCGAGCGGGGGCGCTACCAGGGGTTCGTGGGCGCCACGTTCGGCATCGCCAGCGTGCTCGGCCCGCTCCTGGGCGGGCTCTTCGCCGACCATGGCGACGCCCTGTTGCCCGGCGTAGCCGGCTGGCGATGGGTGTTCTACGTGAACCTCCCCTTCGGCCTCCTGGCCCTCTGGTTCGTCCTCCGGCATATGCCGCGACTGGAACCCGCCCACCGCGGGCGGCTCGACGTGGCCGGTGCCCTCCTCCTCGTGGGCGGGCTGGTCCCGTTCGTGCTGGCCCTCCAGATCGACAAGACGGCCCATCCCTGGACGAGCCCCTTCACGCTGGCCCTGCTGGGCGCGGCCGGCGTCCTGCTGCTCCTGTTCGTCTTGCGGACACGCCGCGCCGAGCACCCGCTGATCACCCTCGACCTGTTCCGCTGGCGCATCTTCGCCGCGTCTGTCGGCGCCGTCTTCTTCCACGGCGCCGGCTTCCTCGGCCTGACCATTTTTCTGCCCCTCTACGTGACGGGCGTGCTGGGCACGAGCGCCACGGCGGCCGGCACGACGCTCATCCCGCTCTCCCTGAGCATCGTCTTCGGCTCGACGGTGAGCGGCCAGATCGTCTCCCGTGTAGGGCGTTACAAGGCCTTCATGGTCGGCGGCGGCCTCGTCGTCATCGCCGGGATCGCCGGGCTGACGCAGCTCTCGACCACAACGCCCTTCTGGGCCGTCGTCGCCCTGATGATCATCTGCGGGCTGGGCCTGGGCCCCACGTTGCCGCTCTTTCCGCTGGCGGTGCAGAACGCCGTCGATGCGCGCCGACTGGGCCAGGCCACGAGCGCCATCCAGTTCTTCCGCCAGATCGGCGGGGTCGTCGGAACGGCCGCGCTGGGGACCGTCCTGGCCCTCACCCTCGTGAAAGCCCTCGGCCCGGACGTCTCCGTCCGCGTGGGCGAGGGGCTGGCCGGGACGCCGGCGGGACCACCGCCGGACGCGATCCGGGAGGTCTACGCCCTCGCCATCCGCCGCGTCTTCACGCTGGCGCTCCTGCTCGTCGCGACCGGCTGGGTGTTCACGCTGTTCGTGCCGGACCTGCCGCTCCGGAAGACGTTTTCCGAGCCCGCGGCGGCCTGAGTCGCCCGGGACCGTCACGCCTCACCGTGGAGCTCCTGCTCCGGACCGGACGGGGTGTGCGCACACCGGGCCGTTTTCCCGAAGTCACGCGGGACAAGGTGTTGCTTTCTGTCCGGAAATGCTATCTTGCCCCGGTTTGTCTCCCCCCGACCCAACCGGAGAGCGCATCGATGAGCGTGCTTGCAACCATCGACTGGATCGTGATCGCCGGATACTTCCTGGTCATCCTGGGCCTGGCCTGGTGGGTCATCCGGCAGAAGACGGACACGACGACCGACTATTTCCTCGCCGGCCGCCACCTGGGATGGCTTATCGTGGGGGCTTCCATCTTCGCCTCCAACATCGGCTCCGAGCATCTCGTGGGCCTGGCCGGCTCCGGCGCAACCGACGGTGTGGCGCTGGCCCACTACGAACTACACGCCTGGTGCCTGCTGGTGCTGGGCTGGGTCATGGTGCCCTTCTACATGCGCTCGAAGGTCTTCACCATGCCCGAATTCCTGGAGCGTCGCTTCTCGCCGCCGGCCCGGACCCTGCTGTCGCTCATTTCGCTCGTGGCCTACGTGCTGACCAAGATCGCCGTGGGCATCTTCGCCGGCGGGGTCGTCTTCAGCGTGCTGATGCCCGAGCTGCACTTCCTGGGCATGAACAGCTTCTGGCTGGGCTCGGTCCTGGTGATCGTCTTCACCGGGGTCTACACGGTGCTGGGGGGCCTGCGGGCGGTCGCCTACACCGAGGCCCTGCAGACACTCATCCTGGTGGGCGGCTCGTTCCTGGTGCTGGTCTACGGCCTGAAGGCCGTCGGCGGGTGGGAGCGGCTCTACGAGATCGCCGGCTCCGAGATGTTCGACCTCTGGAAGCCGCTCGTGCCGGCAGGCTTCACCCCCACCTGGGCCCCCGTCCTCGGCCCGGGCGAGATGGCCTGGTATTTCAACGACCAATATCCCTGGGTGGGCATGCTCTTCTGCGCCCCGATCATCGGCCTCTGGTACTGGACGACGGACCAGTACATCGTGCAGCGGGCGCTGGGAGCCCCCAACGAAACGGAGGCGCGGCGGGGAGCCATCGCGGCGGCTTTCCTGAAACTGCTGCCGGTCTTCATCTTCATCATCCCGGGCATCATCACGTTCGCGCTGGCCAAATCGGGTCAGGTACCGGCTTTTCAGGAGGCCCTCTTCAATGAACAGGGAGAGCTGGTGCGGGAGAACGCCCAGGCCGCCTTTCCCCTGCTGGTGGCCCACGTCCTGCCGGTCGGGGTGCGCGGGATCGTGGTCGCCGGCCTGCTGGCGGCGCTGATGAGCTCGCTCGCCGGGGTGTTCAACGCCTCCTCGACCCTTTTCACGATGGACTTCTACAGCCGTCTCCACCCGGGAGCCTCGGAACGACACCTGGTCTGGATGGGGCGGGTGGCCACGGTCGTGATGGTGCTGATCGGGCTGGCGTGGATCCCGGTCATTCAGGGAGGGCGCGGGCTCTACGACTACCTGCAGGGCGTGCAGGCGTACCTGGCCCCGCCCATCTTCGTGGTCTTCTTCCTCGGGGTGTTCAACAAACGCCTGAACCGGCACGGTTGCCTGGCCGCCCTGATCGTCGGGTTCGCGCTGGGCCTGTTCCGCCTGGCCGTCGACACTCCCGTCGCCCTGATCGACGGGTTCTCCTACCCGGAAGGCTCCTTCCTCTGGATCGTCAACAACATCTTCTTCCAGTATTACAGCCTGGGCATCTTCCTGATCTGCGTGCTCGTGATGGTCGCGGTCAGCTACCTGACGGCCCCGCCCGACTATGCGCAGATCGCGGGGCTGACCTACGGTACCCTCTCCGCCGAGGACCGGGCCAGCAGCCGGGCCAGCTGGAGCTGGGTCGACGTGGCGGCCTCCGCGCTCGTGCTGGCGATGATCCTGGCGGCCTACCTGTACTTTACCGGCTAGTCTCCGTCCCGGCTGCACCCATGGCCCTTCGCCTCGTCGAGTTCACGGCACCGGCTGGCTTCACCCTGCCGGCCGACGTCACCGACACCCACGGGATCGCCCACCAGAACCGGCTGCCCCTGGCTACCGGTGACGTCCTCGTCCGCATCCTCCTCGACGCCGACCGTGCCGAGGGCTTCACCGAATGGCTGCACGAAGAGGCCGGGCTGCGGCCGGACCACCGGATCGTGCTGCTGCCGGTCGAGGCAACGGTGCCACGCCTCGAGACGCCCGGCGAGCACGAGGCGCCACCGTCGAGCAGTCCCGGCCGCATCAGCCGGGACGAGCTCTACGAGGACGTCAACGATGCCGTCAGCGTGACCGGTGCCCACTACGCGCTGGTGGTGCTCTCGACCATCGTAGCCGCCGGGGGCATGCTGCGCGACAGCGTGGCCATCGTCATCGGTGCCATGGTCATCGCCCCGCTCATCGGTCCCAACATTGCGCTGGCGCTGGGTACCACCCTGGGCGATCGGGACCTGCTCGGCCGGGCGTTCCGGATCAACGTCCTCGGGTTGCTGCTGGGGCTGGCCCTGTCCGTCGGGGCCGGCCTGGTGTTCGAGGTGGACCTGCAGGCGGCCGAGATCGCCTCCCGCACGCAGGTACAACTGGGCGATCTGCTGCTGGCGCTGGCGGCGGGCGTAGCCGGGGCGCTGTCCATGACGCGCGGCTATCCCTCGGCCCTGATCGGGGTCATGGTGGCCGTGGCGCTGCTGCCGCCGCTGGTGGCCCTCGGCATGTTGCTCGGCGCGGGCCGGTGGGACGCCGCCTACGGGGCGGCCCTGCTGCTGCTGACCAACGTCGTCTCCATCAACCTGGCGGCCGTGGCGACCTTCCTCGTACAGGGCATCCGGCCGATGCGCTGGTTCGAGGCGGAACAGGCCAGGAAGGCGACCCGCCTCGCCATCGGGCTGTGGGTGCTCGCGCTGGCCCTGCTGGTGGCCGCCATCCTCCTGTCGCCGGACGTGAAGCTTCCGGCCGGGCGCTGAAGCCTCCCCGTCACGCCGTCGGCTCTCGGGCGCCTCCGCCGATTCCGTGCTCCAGGCCACGCAGCTCGGCCAGGCCGCGCAGCCGCCCGATGGCCGGATAGCCGGGGCTGGCGGGCTTGCGCAGGTCGTCGAGCAGGCGGTGGCCGTGGTCCGGCCGCATCGGCAGCGGGACGCCCGGCGTGCCGTCACGCACGCGCCGCCGCTCCTCCTCGACGAGGGCCCGCACGACGGCGTACATGTCCACCGCCCCCGCCAGGTGCTCGCTTTCGTGGAAGCTGCCGCCGGGCTCCCGCCGTATGTTGCGCAGGTGGACGAAGTGGATGCGGCGGCCGAAGCGGTGCACCATGCCGGGCAGGTCGTTCTCCGGGCGCACGCCGAGCGAGCCGGTGCAGAAGGTCAGCCCGTTGGCCGTCGTGTCGGCCGCCTGCAGCACGGCCGCAAGGTCGGCTTCGGTGCTGACGACGCGCGGCAGGCCCAGCAGCGGATACGGCGGGTCGTCCGGGTGGATCGCCAGGTGCACCCCCACCTCCTCCGCCACGTCCGCGACGGCCCGGAGGAAGTAGGCCAGGTTCGCCCGCAGTTCCCGCTCCCCGACCTCCCGGTACGCCGCGAGCGCGGCCCGGAAGGCCTCGAGGTCATAGGCGGCGTGCCCGCCCGGCAACCCGGCCAGGATCGTTCGCGCCAGGCGTTCGCGGCCGGCTCCGGTCAGGGCTTCGAAGTGGTCCCGCGCCGCCTGCCGCAGCGGTTCGTCGTAGTCGCGGGCGGCGCCGGGCCGGCGGAGGATGAACAGGTCGAAGGCGGCCAGCGCGACCCGGTCGAAGCGCAGCGCCAGCGCCCCGGTCGGCAACGGGAACGCCAGGTCGGTCCGCGTCCAGTCGAGCACCGGCATGAAGTTGTAGCAGACGATGCGTGGGCCGCAGGCGGCCAGGTTACGGAGCGTCTGCCGGTAGTTGTCGATGTACCGGTCGCGGTCCGGCCCGCCCGTCTTGATGGCCTCGTGCACGGGCACGCTCTCGACGACGACCCAGCGCAGCGGCGCATCGCCGGGCCCCTCCTCGATCTGCCGGCGGCGGGCCCGGATGGCCTCCACGGGCCACACCGCACCCGCGGGGATCTCGTGCAGGGCCGAGACGATCCCCACCGCCCCGGCCTGGCGGGCATCCGCCAGCGTCACCGGGTCGTCCGGACCGAACCATCGCCAGGAAGGTAACATGCCGTTGCGTGCTGGTGCGGGTCGCTACGGGCCTCACCGTAGCGACGCGGGTGGATAGTCCGCCGGGTCGAAGGACGGGGGCGGGTACTGCGGGCTCATGGCCTCGAGCGTGTCGACGAGCAGTCGCGCTACGACCAGGTTGCGGAACCAGCGTTTTTCGGCCGGCACGACGTACCACGGAGCTTCCGGCGTCGAGCACCGGTTCAGGGCCAGCTCATAGGCCCGCATGTAGTCGTCCCAGCGCTTGCGCTCCTCCAGGTCCTGCGGGTTGAACTTCCACCACTTATCCGGCCGTTCCAGCCGCCGGCGCAGGCGTTCGAGCTGGTAGTCCTTCGAGATGTGCAGGTACACCTTGACGACGCGCGTACCGTGGTCGTGCAGGAGACGTTCAAAAGCGTTGATGTGGTCGTACCGCTTCTCGATGAGCTCCGGCGGGACCAGGCCGTGCACGCGCACCACGAGCACATCTTCGTAGTGGGAGCGGTTGAAGATCCCGATGTGGCCCTTTGGCGGCACGCGCTGGTGCACCCGCCAGAGGAAGTCGCGGGCGAGTTCCTGCGGCGTCGGCTTCTTGAAGCCGTAGATGCGGCAGCCCTGGGGGTTGACCCCTTTCATGACGCTGCGGATCGTGCTGTCTTTGCCGCCCGTGTCCATGGCCTGCAGGACCAGCAGCAACGCCTGCCGGTCCTCGGCGTAGAGCCGTTCCTGGAGCGACGAGAGCCGTTCGCGCAGCGCCGAGAGCGTCGCCCGGGCCGCGTCCTTGTCGTCCATGCCCTGGGTGTCGTCGGAAGCGATCGAGGACAGCCGGAAGCCGCCACCGGGCGGCACACGGTAACGGTCGTAGTCGATGTCGAGAGGGTGTTCGTTCACGGCGGCGGCGCGGGTTCGTCGTGCGGGCGGGTCCGGCGGGAAGATAACCAAAAAGCCCGGCAGCGTCGAGCCGCCCACGCCGGGGGCCGACGCCCCCGTGACGACGGCAGGCGGCCGGCATTCGTGACGCATCCGTGCAGCTCACGACGCACGCGTGCAGTTGGGCCCATGCGCTGCATCCGAAACCCCGGTGCTCCGTTTACCCGGTAGCATGTGCCCCGCCGGAAACCATGAGCGGCGAATACGCCACAACCCCTTCCTTTGCAAGACCATAACGACCAAACATATGAAAGCGCGATACCTCTTCCTCGCCCTCACGAGCGCGTTCCTGATCCTGCCCGGCCTTTCACACGGCCAGGGCCGGCCGCAGGACGGCGCCGCTCGCGGCAGCATCGGCGGCACCGTCCTGGACGCCGAGACCGCCGAACCGATCGCTTCGGCGACCGTCGGCCTCTGGCGTGCGGCAGACTCCTCCCTCGTCACGGGGACGATCACCGAACAGGACGGGCGCTTCCGCCTCGAGGGCATCCGGAGCGGCCGGTACTATGTCACGGTCAGCTTCGTCGGGTACGCGACCGAAACGATCCCGGACGTCGCGGTCGAACCCGGCAACCTGCAGATCGACCTGGGTACGATCCGCCTGGTGACCGACACGCAGGTGCTGGACGAGGTGGAGGTCGCCGCCGAGCGGACCCCCATGCAGATCCAGATCGACCGGACCGTCTACAACGTGGCGGATGCACCCGTTGCGATCGGGGGGACGGCCACCAACGTGCTGGAGACGATCCCGTCGATCGACGTGGATGTGGACGGCAACATCAGCCTGCGCGGCAGCGGCAACGTGGCCGTGCTGATCAACGGCCGCCCGGCGCCGGTCAGTTCCGAATTCATCGCCGCCTACCTGCGCCAGCTCCCGGCCGGGTCGATTGACCGCGTCGAGGTGATCCCCAACCCCTCGGCCCGCTACGAGCCCGAGGGCATGGCCGGCATCATCAACATCGTGCTCAAACAGGAGGCCGAGCTCGGCCTGGGCGGCACCGTGGTCGCCGGCGGGGATTCCCGGGGAGGGTACAACGCAAGCGGGACGTTCACCTACGGCCGGGGCCCGCTGAACCTGGCGCTCACCTACGGCTTCCGCCAGGAAAAGGGCGGCGGGGGCGGCAGCAGCTTCCGCATCAACCGCTACACCGATCCGCTCACCTACTTCGACCAGGACGAGGACGAGA
This window contains:
- a CDS encoding GMC oxidoreductase, encoding MKVDVLIVGTGPVGATFARLLSERRPRARILLLDLGPRLTATAGLHVKNIADATAREQAQVRSQGPYRHPYPAVSVPERAEAVRAGLRHPDFLARPGTHLVAETEEDLAATEMPAAALSSNVGGMAAHWTCACPRPGNGERIPFLAPEDYERTLTMAERLLHVRQDAFPETPEGAAILRVLGQALNDLLPPHRRVQRMPLACRLDAQGRRHWTGVDTILGEAARPGYEGPITIRSETLCRMLLVDRDRVRGAVVEDLRTGVQETIEARVVFVAADSFRTPQLLWASGIRPPALGRYLNEHPFIFTFVELRPDLVNPEDAPAYDPAARDDPTIGVFWVPFEAPSHPFHGQIMHMDVSPLQTRSERDPRHIVGLGWGPLKEMRAEDRIVFSDERTDHLGMPAMTVSYSLTEYDLEAIEAAREEQARVVAAFGRILEEGRQTLMPPGSSLHYCGTVRMGEVDDGTSVCDPSSRVWGLQNLFVGGNGVIPLPTASNPTLHSVALAVLACDHAAELL
- a CDS encoding helix-turn-helix domain-containing protein; amino-acid sequence: MPSTRPPTGPDVPTLTMQTLDRFHHLPEGGPLGASRVWGGFHINRIEDYLAHLPFPLPPHRKAFTDMIFLTGGTSVRFKGLTKYTFGPGQLFVLPAYQITAHEHMSPDARGFYLHFNPEMLRERGVDDQRFAILNFTIHPVVTFPPATRQAVLHLFERLETIYQTLDPPDLDLVTAYLVALLFEADRCMDTCTTRYRNAAAYLTQRFKDALSRHIYELHTVQAYADLLGVTPNHLNKCVRATLGRPAKSLIREMMVMEAKHFLRHSSLQIAEIAFRLGEQSPSNFARFFKSETGLTPREYRESLT
- a CDS encoding cyclase family protein, with the translated sequence MRLVDLSLPISERIREPLPTRIEREDHRTGALNMARTLLGDVTPEAFPDGLALAGEVLMLTAHAGTHVDAPWHYHPTAGGRPARTIDQLPLDWFFHDGVVLDFSDRPEGTCLEPEDLEHKLDAIGYTLKPFDIVLLRCDADKRAYDPDYVRIHVGVSAEATRWLIDRGIRVMGTDGWGWDVPLHLQVEAYRRRPRPGVIWAAHFVGIEAEYCQIEKLANLDHLPPYGFMVACFPVKIERGSAGWARVVALVPEQATDLPATLSPPPAG
- a CDS encoding VOC family protein, producing the protein MARNPHFFSQLAHVEVLTTDLKASVAFFEEIVGLDVTGHGDGSVYLRAWGDYFHHSLKLTQADAPGLGHLGWRADSPEALDEVVAHIEALGLGEGWHEGEQGHGRAYRFRTPNGHACEVFWEVTWLRETGTRGSVFADRYASNRRRGVCPRRFDHVTLNTGNYPADKTFWKGLGLKNPDEIRINDDLPPVGGLFTVGNLSHDIAIFTDPALQPGEGALNHVCFNLDSREEVLLACDWFIECGYRLAMGPGRHQADEGFFIYVDEPGGNRFEFYAGARLVFAPDHGPDIHYLKDNPNDAWGNYNPWSGDGTFKPEHGSFRRQE
- a CDS encoding MDR family MFS transporter; amino-acid sequence: MPAPLSPQDRALTLLAVLLALFLGALDQTIVATALPRIVEDLQGMTRYAWVATTYLLASTAMVPVYGKLADIMSRRTIELWTIGLFLAGSALCGLAGEFGTLPVLGDGMNQLIVFRAVQGLGAAGLFAMAFIVIADLFPPAERGRYQGFVGATFGIASVLGPLLGGLFADHGDALLPGVAGWRWVFYVNLPFGLLALWFVLRHMPRLEPAHRGRLDVAGALLLVGGLVPFVLALQIDKTAHPWTSPFTLALLGAAGVLLLLFVLRTRRAEHPLITLDLFRWRIFAASVGAVFFHGAGFLGLTIFLPLYVTGVLGTSATAAGTTLIPLSLSIVFGSTVSGQIVSRVGRYKAFMVGGGLVVIAGIAGLTQLSTTTPFWAVVALMIICGLGLGPTLPLFPLAVQNAVDARRLGQATSAIQFFRQIGGVVGTAALGTVLALTLVKALGPDVSVRVGEGLAGTPAGPPPDAIREVYALAIRRVFTLALLLVATGWVFTLFVPDLPLRKTFSEPAAA
- a CDS encoding sodium:solute symporter codes for the protein MSVLATIDWIVIAGYFLVILGLAWWVIRQKTDTTTDYFLAGRHLGWLIVGASIFASNIGSEHLVGLAGSGATDGVALAHYELHAWCLLVLGWVMVPFYMRSKVFTMPEFLERRFSPPARTLLSLISLVAYVLTKIAVGIFAGGVVFSVLMPELHFLGMNSFWLGSVLVIVFTGVYTVLGGLRAVAYTEALQTLILVGGSFLVLVYGLKAVGGWERLYEIAGSEMFDLWKPLVPAGFTPTWAPVLGPGEMAWYFNDQYPWVGMLFCAPIIGLWYWTTDQYIVQRALGAPNETEARRGAIAAAFLKLLPVFIFIIPGIITFALAKSGQVPAFQEALFNEQGELVRENAQAAFPLLVAHVLPVGVRGIVVAGLLAALMSSLAGVFNASSTLFTMDFYSRLHPGASERHLVWMGRVATVVMVLIGLAWIPVIQGGRGLYDYLQGVQAYLAPPIFVVFFLGVFNKRLNRHGCLAALIVGFALGLFRLAVDTPVALIDGFSYPEGSFLWIVNNIFFQYYSLGIFLICVLVMVAVSYLTAPPDYAQIAGLTYGTLSAEDRASSRASWSWVDVAASALVLAMILAAYLYFTG
- a CDS encoding TIGR00341 family protein, coding for MALRLVEFTAPAGFTLPADVTDTHGIAHQNRLPLATGDVLVRILLDADRAEGFTEWLHEEAGLRPDHRIVLLPVEATVPRLETPGEHEAPPSSSPGRISRDELYEDVNDAVSVTGAHYALVVLSTIVAAGGMLRDSVAIVIGAMVIAPLIGPNIALALGTTLGDRDLLGRAFRINVLGLLLGLALSVGAGLVFEVDLQAAEIASRTQVQLGDLLLALAAGVAGALSMTRGYPSALIGVMVAVALLPPLVALGMLLGAGRWDAAYGAALLLLTNVVSINLAAVATFLVQGIRPMRWFEAEQARKATRLAIGLWVLALALLVAAILLSPDVKLPAGR